One genomic region from Cyanobium usitatum str. Tous encodes:
- a CDS encoding type II toxin-antitoxin system PemK/MazF family toxin yields the protein MDLRAGQIITVDWRKDPNDPGLGPQPPEPNKLRPAVVVQDCELFDPAYPTVLVVPMTGDPSLAIADLTVVLQPNSTNGCRKVSYLLPQNLTCVAKTRITDATECCVTTTELQQLRQLVVLVIGGFS from the coding sequence GTGGACTTGCGGGCTGGGCAGATCATCACCGTTGATTGGCGCAAAGATCCAAACGACCCTGGGCTGGGCCCTCAGCCTCCGGAGCCCAACAAGCTCCGGCCAGCTGTCGTCGTGCAGGACTGCGAGCTGTTTGACCCTGCCTATCCAACAGTGCTGGTGGTGCCGATGACTGGCGACCCCTCGCTGGCTATAGCCGATCTGACTGTCGTGCTCCAACCCAACAGCACCAACGGCTGCAGGAAGGTGAGCTATCTGCTGCCACAGAACCTGACCTGTGTGGCCAAGACTCGCATCACAGATGCCACCGAATGCTGCGTGACTACCACCGAGCTGCAGCAACTCCGCCAGCTGGTTGTATTGGTGATCGGGGGCTTCTCTTGA
- a CDS encoding AbrB family transcriptional regulator, which translates to MLTGPELLSKVKELGDVSKSELVRECGYLSTKKDGSERLNFTAFYEALLNAKGVNLGTDSDGRSTGKGGRKLSYTTKIQFNGNLMVGKAYTAMLDLKPGDEFEIKLGKKQIKLVPLGSTEEE; encoded by the coding sequence ATGCTTACCGGCCCCGAACTGCTCTCCAAAGTCAAGGAACTCGGAGATGTCTCTAAATCTGAGCTGGTGCGCGAGTGCGGCTACTTGAGCACTAAAAAAGATGGCAGCGAGCGCCTCAACTTCACTGCGTTCTACGAGGCACTGCTAAATGCCAAGGGAGTGAACCTTGGAACAGATAGCGACGGCCGGAGCACTGGCAAGGGTGGCCGCAAGCTGAGCTACACCACCAAGATCCAGTTCAACGGCAATCTCATGGTGGGCAAGGCTTACACCGCCATGCTCGACCTCAAGCCGGGCGATGAGTTCGAGATCAAGCTGGGCAAAAAGCAGATCAAGCTCGTCCCCCTGGGCAGCACAGAAGAGGAGTGA
- a CDS encoding thermonuclease family protein: MAATVLSIGDGDTIRVRQAGKALTVRLACIDAPETAQSPYGQQARTYLQQRLPISRDVSLKIKTTDRYGRSVAEVISDININLALVEDGQAFAYRQYLSGCDAKEYLDAEYRASRRRYGIWQVQGGITRPWDFRRGRRSAVIPDGTTPGGRRYRCSEISSYAKAQELLRQWHSYLDGDGNGKACEALR; this comes from the coding sequence ATGGCTGCCACCGTGCTCTCCATCGGCGACGGCGACACCATCCGCGTGCGTCAGGCGGGCAAGGCCCTCACCGTGCGCCTGGCCTGCATTGATGCCCCAGAGACGGCCCAAAGCCCATACGGCCAGCAGGCCCGCACGTATTTGCAGCAGCGCCTACCGATCAGCAGGGATGTAAGCCTCAAGATCAAAACCACCGATCGCTACGGCCGCTCAGTTGCCGAGGTGATCTCTGACATCAACATCAACCTGGCGCTGGTGGAAGACGGTCAGGCATTCGCGTATCGGCAGTACCTGAGCGGCTGCGATGCCAAGGAGTATCTGGACGCGGAATACCGTGCCAGCCGGCGCCGCTATGGGATCTGGCAGGTGCAAGGCGGCATCACCCGGCCGTGGGACTTCCGGCGAGGTCGCCGCTCAGCCGTTATTCCTGATGGCACAACACCAGGCGGCCGCCGTTACCGCTGCAGCGAGATCAGCTCCTATGCCAAAGCCCAGGAGCTACTGCGTCAATGGCACAGCTATCTAGACGGAGATGGAAATGGAAAAGCCTGTGAAGCACTCCGCTGA
- a CDS encoding helix-turn-helix domain-containing protein, protein MLRSDQNSYRIPACLRDLVMIDLLELTGSTTAAAQLLQMSQPSVSRRYRILAHDLGLEKQNNKPIGCRYGDTDWMELLRRGVNRHRLACGVLRIGGPPALGCVLSDCHWAEWVKLARKPLAHWPQLLELELLDAVALEEAQSFEDRAGNAELVLVEVKRSLGRPMLLACRRDPLVMDIAASLCDWMEVS, encoded by the coding sequence ATGCTCCGCTCTGATCAAAACAGCTACCGGATTCCTGCCTGCCTTCGGGATCTGGTGATGATTGACCTGCTGGAACTCACTGGCAGCACAACTGCGGCGGCACAACTGCTGCAGATGTCCCAGCCCAGCGTGAGCAGGCGTTACCGAATTCTTGCCCACGACCTTGGTCTGGAGAAGCAGAACAACAAGCCGATCGGTTGCCGCTACGGCGACACGGACTGGATGGAGCTCTTGCGTCGTGGTGTCAACCGTCACCGCCTGGCCTGCGGAGTACTCCGCATTGGTGGTCCCCCCGCTCTGGGGTGTGTTCTTAGCGATTGCCATTGGGCAGAGTGGGTGAAGCTGGCTAGGAAGCCATTGGCGCACTGGCCGCAGCTGCTGGAGCTGGAATTGCTCGATGCTGTTGCTCTTGAGGAGGCTCAATCTTTCGAGGATCGAGCCGGTAATGCTGAATTGGTGTTGGTGGAGGTGAAGCGCTCATTGGGCAGGCCAATGCTGCTGGCTTGTCGGCGCGATCCGCTGGTCATGGACATTGCAGCAAGTCTCTGCGACTGGATGGAGGTCTCTTGA
- a CDS encoding AAA family ATPase, giving the protein MAALRCHLLIGPPASGKTTIAALLAPLLNAELFSTDRIREELYGDAMIQGHWSEVEERLSRVKPLGRLASIKLAGEGN; this is encoded by the coding sequence ATGGCCGCCCTGCGCTGCCACCTGCTGATCGGACCGCCTGCCAGTGGCAAGACCACCATCGCTGCGCTGCTGGCTCCCCTGCTGAACGCCGAACTGTTCTCCACCGACAGGATTCGAGAGGAGCTCTACGGGGACGCAATGATCCAGGGGCACTGGAGCGAGGTGGAGGAGCGGCTGTCCCGCGTCAAGCCCCTTGGCCGATTGGCGTCAATCAAGTTGGCCGGTGAGGGGAACTGA
- the istB gene encoding IS21-like element helper ATPase IstB: MFSIPRPQAAEAALPILLRQLRLAWIRSHWQSIASQAEAEGWSHSQFLYALCEQEVEQRQQARQHRLLRAAHLPWSKALADYDHGGRIEADQWQELEALSRQSEWLQRGENVLLFGPSGVGKTHLAVGIALAQIGLDQACRFYPATSLVQELQKARAEYNLPAALERLDRYPLLLIDDIGYVRRDEQESSVLFELICHRYERRSLLITANQPFTDWDEIFPSSSMTVAAVDRLVHHCHIIEISGDSHRRAQASRRSGGQQPKQP; encoded by the coding sequence TTGTTCTCCATCCCGCGGCCCCAGGCGGCGGAAGCCGCCCTGCCAATCCTGCTGCGGCAGCTGCGGTTGGCATGGATCCGCTCCCATTGGCAGAGCATCGCCTCGCAGGCTGAGGCGGAAGGCTGGAGCCACAGCCAGTTCCTCTATGCCCTGTGCGAGCAGGAGGTGGAGCAACGCCAGCAGGCCCGCCAGCACCGGCTGCTGCGAGCGGCCCATCTGCCCTGGAGCAAGGCCCTGGCGGACTACGACCATGGCGGCCGGATCGAGGCCGACCAATGGCAGGAGCTGGAAGCCCTGAGCCGCCAGAGCGAATGGCTGCAGCGGGGCGAGAACGTGCTGCTGTTCGGCCCCAGCGGTGTAGGCAAAACCCACCTGGCGGTCGGCATCGCCCTGGCGCAGATCGGTCTGGATCAGGCCTGCCGCTTCTACCCGGCCACGAGCCTGGTGCAGGAGCTGCAGAAAGCCCGCGCCGAGTACAACCTCCCAGCAGCGCTGGAGCGGCTGGATCGCTACCCGCTGCTGCTGATCGATGACATCGGCTATGTGCGGCGGGACGAGCAGGAGAGCAGCGTGCTGTTTGAGCTGATCTGCCACCGCTATGAGCGTCGTTCGCTGCTGATCACCGCTAATCAGCCGTTCACCGACTGGGATGAGATCTTCCCCAGCAGCTCGATGACCGTGGCGGCGGTGGACCGGCTGGTGCACCACTGCCACATCATCGAGATCAGCGGCGACAGCCACCGCCGCGCGCAGGCAAGCCGGCGCAGCGGCGGCCAACAGCCAAAGCAGCCATAG
- the istA gene encoding IS21 family transposase, giving the protein MPLLQRAPALTPITLLEHLQRQKPDVDWIPLQRTLQRRVREWKSLHGPDPEVIFPLSYEPGEIAFCDFTQLKGVEVTIAGEAFPHLLFHYRLAWSGWSYAQVVQGGESFVALSEGLQNALASCGGVPDELRTDRLSAACRNRNGSFSADITRRYHALCSHYGLAYSRNNLGVAHENGRVESPHGHLKRRIEQALLLRGSSDFESLVAYQDFLSGVIEQYNRPRLVRLEQEKPALRPLPPFRFADYDIEQLTVRRTSTIEVRRVVYSVPPRLIDQRLTVRIFHDRLQLLLGRQVACELARLHGGIERHGRAWSIDLEHLIDALRRKPRALLHCRYQRELFPDERWWQLWQQLRDSGDRDAAARLMVEALYVGCRVAGYEPVLAWLEKAHQRQGLSLAALQQRFRLPPHRPHPPQRICQHSLQSYDDLLVLHPAAPGGGSRPANPAAAAAVGMDPLPLAEHRLAG; this is encoded by the coding sequence GTGCCGCTGTTGCAACGTGCGCCAGCGTTGACACCGATCACTCTGCTGGAGCACCTGCAGCGGCAGAAGCCCGATGTCGACTGGATTCCTCTGCAACGGACCTTGCAAAGGCGGGTGCGGGAATGGAAGTCGTTGCATGGCCCGGATCCAGAGGTGATCTTCCCTTTGAGCTACGAGCCCGGCGAGATCGCCTTCTGTGACTTCACCCAACTCAAGGGGGTGGAGGTGACGATTGCTGGCGAGGCGTTCCCCCATCTGCTGTTCCACTACCGCCTGGCCTGGAGCGGCTGGAGCTATGCGCAGGTGGTGCAGGGCGGCGAGAGTTTCGTCGCCCTCTCCGAGGGTTTGCAGAACGCCCTGGCATCCTGCGGTGGGGTGCCAGATGAACTGCGCACCGACCGGTTGTCGGCGGCGTGCCGCAACCGCAACGGCAGTTTTTCAGCCGATATCACCCGCCGCTATCACGCCCTCTGCAGTCACTACGGCCTGGCCTACAGCCGCAACAACCTGGGGGTGGCGCATGAGAACGGCCGTGTGGAGAGTCCCCATGGCCATCTCAAACGGCGGATCGAACAGGCGCTGCTGCTTCGTGGCAGCAGCGATTTTGAATCGCTGGTGGCGTATCAGGACTTCCTCTCTGGGGTGATCGAGCAATACAACCGACCGCGGCTGGTCCGGCTGGAGCAGGAGAAACCGGCGCTGCGGCCCTTGCCGCCGTTTCGCTTTGCCGATTACGACATCGAGCAGCTCACGGTGCGGCGGACCAGCACGATCGAGGTGCGCAGGGTGGTGTATTCGGTGCCGCCGCGGCTGATCGACCAGCGGCTGACGGTGCGGATTTTCCACGACCGGCTGCAGCTGCTTCTGGGCAGGCAGGTCGCCTGCGAATTGGCTCGGCTCCATGGCGGCATCGAGCGCCATGGGCGGGCCTGGAGCATTGATCTGGAGCATCTGATCGATGCGCTCAGGCGCAAACCCCGGGCGTTGCTGCACTGCCGTTACCAGCGGGAGCTGTTCCCCGATGAGCGCTGGTGGCAGCTGTGGCAGCAGCTGCGCGATAGCGGTGATCGCGACGCTGCCGCTCGGCTGATGGTCGAGGCGCTGTATGTCGGCTGCCGAGTGGCCGGCTACGAGCCGGTGCTGGCCTGGCTCGAGAAGGCCCACCAACGACAGGGGCTGTCGCTGGCGGCGCTGCAGCAACGCTTCCGGCTGCCGCCCCATCGCCCCCACCCACCGCAACGCATTTGCCAACACTCGCTGCAGAGCTATGACGACCTCCTTGTTCTCCATCCCGCGGCCCCAGGCGGCGGAAGCCGCCCTGCCAATCCTGCTGCGGCAGCTGCGGTTGGCATGGATCCGCTCCCATTGGCAGAGCATCGCCTCGCAGGCTGA
- a CDS encoding multicopper oxidase domain-containing protein: MVATYSSQPSAISISEGGLLVTTVTTTDVLPGSIIYYGVDTTAPGSISGADLATGSLMGQTTVRSDGTAEIRQQLFEDYVPGEMEHIKINLYSDKPYGTLVHEGQYITIQDTSKVVVIATEVYQPASTPFSIIKWATPVTVPSLKLPEYVGNGAGPWALDPSLFPSAAPALYQDVDPAQKFYGGIANEFFDYNISSGNRTTPYFDNDDPVAWYSQYELGGEQVLYQRADGVEQKTPIYGYDGTYPGTTFKTKVGAPIVVRHHNQLPGYDGINPANFPERESIHLHGGHNPSRSDGYSSYVVNPDMYRDYYYTNTVPNGEDGQPDFSESPSTMWYHDHGEDLTDLHVILGMSGFWYSFDEYELGLVRDMKLPGWSNKDENGNLVEWDADQFMQTNSKYDIALAISDRTFNADGTFFYDGSPVGNNIDGYLGDVQLVNGVAYPFLVVEPTQTRLRMLGAATGRFYQLSIQDKNGVKQDHLRIGNDTWLMGEAIEMDEFTLSMAQRADVVMDFSQYAPGTELFLVNTAEQRSGRGPVGKLNELGTTGFSERIMKIVVGESSAATPTYSIQVGDELRAHNVITQDQIARTRQFEFGRRGGMWVVNQQGWEYNRVDNAITLGNAEQWNLINGSGGWWHPIHIHLESHQVLTIEGKAPSPNYWPEKQWKSDTTILGPNTTAEIAMNFRTFEGGFVFHCHNLNHEDSMMMYNFWTQLYDGFFQEGAIVKDEYDSTPDYFPLMHDPAHVPGINDGPTNSIDPITGINYSTSADIAVGTIPHTTAAGHVDAGGVSLHDPAAGSATGHEGHLGHDVSIPTAPTNLSVDIMAAFGTMLWGGNDDDVITPSGDNNFWADTYIHGGAGNDVINGYYGNDVLVGGTGDDYIDGGAGMDMAIYGTKASDLAFDLVGGELQVSSLVDGTDILRSVEMLLAQDGMFHFAPGATDGDDELSYQGKSRVVLFGGKGSDTLKGGNWDDIFYINAEGDQESNAVNGRDFIDGNGWATSGDLAIIQGDALTETYRIYSVKPSDHHNVNASYRDVLSSIFGEFNAATEAVVFRSASEVSVDELINDTSFQVIAEIANVQEYLIKLSSSCNPNTTQKVQVFGDFDSTSLSITKGFVIESDTATVIDVTNLISAHSVTLKASQPTENTIVGIRPQDKIVAPTCESDYCCDDGHGDAHVHAKGYTEGCEETASADAADPHMHTHEADAHVHTDACTEACEESSITDAPADVVGKALHLGLSLNKLPNFISDLSNDLVLRPFGTSLEQGSKFYLALTAESLRDASIDTLDVTLDLGADFFEVFQISGQQIFFSEDLAVQRQVRIDGTKVRFEGAGLNALGEGLGKGVDSKAPIAVIALTLRDDINDQIQGARVADRYGFLNSEAWQKSLNFEVSANIDQVVFSDLVSLRDLGGDDALLSDELHVMARAAQAELSTDSSFGLGTERSVLKPGETGFTNLIRSGDTLERTTQWQNDGEFSFRDLTITNLDQAGVAEAVSVFLGDDAITLNTLTPGTGAGTGEVAEIRTTFMVTGEAGSVLDTKELGFQLDALGGYRWDTSKMDLFQQKNLVTFQGDLNYDGAVTMKDLAFLNAGAARGVGGARGYSRDVDANFDGELDIEDLAILDADWGRSLHQGDDKFLGSDQLSMASLSDQGPLNWDSSAFQAQNTIEAKPSYSNPITDSVGTLVDVQGFKDLEALIQEQQQQYGLN, from the coding sequence GTGGTCGCCACCTACAGCAGTCAGCCATCAGCTATCTCCATCTCTGAGGGTGGCCTTTTGGTCACAACAGTCACCACAACAGATGTTCTGCCTGGGTCAATCATCTACTACGGGGTTGACACCACTGCGCCCGGATCTATTTCTGGAGCTGATCTAGCCACTGGCTCCCTGATGGGCCAGACAACAGTCCGGTCGGACGGCACAGCAGAAATTCGACAGCAGCTTTTCGAAGACTACGTGCCGGGTGAAATGGAGCATATCAAGATTAATCTCTACAGTGACAAACCCTACGGAACTCTTGTTCACGAAGGCCAATATATCACCATTCAAGATACTAGCAAAGTAGTCGTTATCGCGACCGAAGTGTATCAGCCTGCATCTACACCATTTTCTATCATTAAGTGGGCGACGCCAGTAACTGTACCCTCGCTTAAGCTTCCTGAATACGTCGGCAATGGAGCAGGCCCTTGGGCTTTAGATCCCTCGTTGTTTCCTTCAGCAGCACCGGCGCTCTATCAAGATGTTGATCCCGCACAGAAATTCTATGGTGGCATCGCGAATGAGTTCTTCGACTACAATATTTCAAGCGGCAATCGCACGACACCATACTTCGACAATGATGACCCTGTAGCTTGGTATTCTCAGTATGAACTAGGTGGAGAGCAAGTTCTCTATCAGCGTGCAGACGGAGTAGAGCAAAAAACACCGATCTATGGATACGATGGTACGTATCCAGGCACAACTTTTAAGACGAAAGTCGGCGCCCCCATTGTTGTAAGACATCACAACCAATTGCCCGGCTACGATGGGATTAATCCAGCTAATTTTCCTGAGCGAGAATCGATTCACCTACATGGTGGTCACAACCCATCTCGCTCCGATGGATATTCTTCTTACGTAGTTAATCCTGACATGTACCGGGATTATTATTACACTAATACTGTTCCTAACGGTGAGGATGGACAGCCAGACTTTTCAGAGTCGCCCTCAACCATGTGGTATCACGATCATGGTGAGGACCTTACGGATCTTCACGTTATTCTTGGAATGTCAGGGTTCTGGTATTCCTTTGATGAGTATGAGCTGGGCCTTGTCCGGGACATGAAACTGCCTGGCTGGTCCAATAAAGATGAAAACGGAAATCTTGTTGAATGGGATGCAGATCAGTTTATGCAAACTAATTCCAAGTATGATATTGCCCTTGCTATCTCAGATAGAACGTTTAACGCCGATGGCACTTTTTTCTACGATGGGAGCCCTGTAGGTAACAACATTGATGGCTACCTTGGCGATGTTCAACTAGTTAATGGTGTTGCCTATCCTTTCTTGGTTGTCGAACCAACCCAAACGCGTCTTCGGATGCTGGGAGCAGCTACAGGACGTTTCTATCAGCTCAGCATTCAGGACAAAAACGGAGTTAAGCAGGATCATTTACGCATAGGCAATGACACCTGGCTAATGGGTGAAGCCATTGAGATGGATGAGTTCACTCTTTCAATGGCCCAGCGTGCTGATGTTGTTATGGACTTTAGTCAATATGCACCAGGAACTGAGCTCTTCCTCGTTAATACTGCCGAGCAGCGCTCTGGCCGGGGACCGGTAGGTAAACTAAACGAATTAGGCACTACTGGATTTTCTGAGCGCATTATGAAGATTGTGGTTGGCGAATCGTCTGCAGCGACGCCAACCTACAGCATTCAAGTTGGAGATGAACTCAGGGCACATAATGTTATAACACAGGATCAAATTGCAAGAACTAGGCAATTTGAGTTTGGGCGCAGAGGTGGTATGTGGGTTGTCAATCAACAAGGATGGGAGTATAACAGGGTCGACAATGCAATCACGCTCGGGAATGCAGAGCAGTGGAATCTGATCAACGGATCTGGTGGTTGGTGGCACCCAATTCATATTCACCTTGAATCCCATCAAGTATTAACAATTGAAGGAAAAGCGCCAAGCCCGAATTACTGGCCAGAAAAACAATGGAAGAGTGATACTACGATTCTTGGTCCTAATACCACGGCAGAGATTGCCATGAATTTCAGGACATTTGAAGGTGGCTTTGTTTTCCACTGTCATAATCTGAATCATGAAGATTCGATGATGATGTATAACTTCTGGACCCAGCTATACGATGGTTTTTTCCAGGAAGGCGCGATCGTCAAAGACGAATACGACTCTACTCCCGACTATTTCCCCTTGATGCATGACCCTGCGCATGTGCCAGGCATTAATGATGGCCCGACAAACTCAATTGATCCAATAACTGGCATTAATTATAGTACCTCAGCTGATATTGCTGTGGGAACAATTCCACATACAACTGCAGCAGGGCATGTTGATGCAGGCGGAGTATCTTTGCACGATCCTGCTGCGGGTTCAGCCACTGGTCATGAAGGCCATTTGGGTCATGACGTGAGTATTCCCACTGCCCCAACAAATCTGTCAGTTGACATAATGGCTGCATTTGGCACTATGCTTTGGGGTGGTAATGATGATGATGTGATAACGCCTAGTGGCGACAATAATTTCTGGGCAGATACCTATATTCATGGAGGGGCAGGTAATGATGTCATTAATGGATATTATGGAAACGATGTGCTCGTAGGCGGCACAGGTGATGACTATATTGACGGTGGGGCTGGGATGGACATGGCAATCTATGGGACAAAGGCAAGTGATCTTGCGTTCGATCTAGTTGGTGGTGAATTGCAAGTGTCGTCCTTGGTTGACGGCACTGACATCCTCAGGAGCGTTGAAATGCTGCTTGCTCAAGACGGGATGTTCCACTTTGCTCCCGGAGCCACCGATGGTGATGACGAGCTTAGTTATCAGGGCAAGTCTCGTGTAGTTCTTTTCGGTGGTAAAGGTAGTGACACACTTAAGGGTGGCAACTGGGACGATATCTTCTATATCAACGCTGAAGGCGACCAAGAGTCCAACGCCGTAAATGGCCGCGACTTCATCGATGGAAACGGATGGGCAACTAGTGGTGATCTAGCGATTATCCAAGGTGATGCACTCACAGAGACCTACCGTATTTATTCGGTCAAGCCGAGTGATCATCACAATGTTAATGCTTCTTACCGTGATGTTCTTTCCAGTATCTTCGGTGAATTCAATGCTGCTACCGAAGCAGTAGTTTTCAGGTCTGCGTCAGAAGTCTCTGTCGATGAATTGATCAATGACACTAGTTTCCAGGTTATTGCAGAGATTGCCAATGTTCAAGAGTATCTGATTAAGCTCAGTTCCTCGTGCAATCCGAACACAACCCAGAAGGTTCAAGTCTTCGGCGACTTCGACTCAACTTCTCTCTCAATCACGAAGGGTTTCGTTATCGAAAGCGATACGGCTACTGTGATTGATGTCACAAATTTGATTTCGGCGCATTCAGTGACGCTAAAAGCCAGCCAGCCTACTGAAAATACCATTGTCGGAATTCGCCCGCAAGATAAGATCGTAGCTCCAACCTGCGAAAGTGATTACTGCTGTGATGACGGTCATGGTGATGCCCACGTACACGCCAAAGGGTATACAGAGGGCTGCGAAGAAACAGCTTCCGCTGACGCAGCTGATCCCCATATGCATACACATGAAGCTGATGCCCATGTTCATACGGATGCATGCACAGAGGCCTGTGAGGAATCGTCCATTACTGACGCTCCGGCCGATGTTGTGGGCAAGGCCTTGCATCTCGGACTGAGTCTGAACAAGCTTCCGAATTTCATCAGCGATCTCTCCAACGACCTCGTTCTGCGTCCCTTTGGCACTTCCCTAGAGCAGGGCAGCAAGTTCTATTTAGCCCTCACGGCAGAATCCCTCCGGGATGCCTCCATCGACACCCTCGATGTCACCCTTGATCTCGGCGCTGACTTCTTTGAAGTCTTCCAAATCAGTGGCCAGCAGATCTTCTTCTCAGAAGACCTCGCTGTGCAGCGTCAGGTCCGCATTGATGGCACCAAGGTCCGCTTTGAAGGTGCTGGCCTCAATGCCCTCGGTGAGGGACTGGGCAAGGGCGTGGACTCCAAAGCTCCCATTGCTGTCATCGCCCTCACACTCCGCGATGACATCAACGATCAAATCCAAGGGGCCCGCGTCGCTGATCGCTATGGCTTCCTCAATAGCGAGGCCTGGCAGAAGTCCCTCAACTTTGAGGTTTCGGCCAACATCGATCAGGTGGTCTTCTCAGACCTTGTCTCCCTCCGCGATCTCGGTGGTGACGATGCCCTGTTGAGCGACGAGCTCCACGTGATGGCCCGCGCCGCCCAAGCAGAGCTCTCCACCGACAGCTCCTTTGGACTCGGCACCGAGCGCTCCGTGCTCAAGCCCGGTGAAACGGGATTCACCAACCTGATCCGCAGCGGCGACACCCTCGAGCGCACCACCCAGTGGCAAAACGATGGTGAATTCTCCTTCCGTGATCTCACCATCACCAACCTGGATCAAGCCGGTGTGGCCGAGGCGGTCAGTGTGTTCCTAGGCGATGACGCGATAACCCTCAATACCCTCACGCCAGGCACTGGGGCCGGCACCGGAGAGGTTGCTGAAATCCGCACCACCTTCATGGTCACCGGCGAAGCTGGTTCGGTTCTCGATACCAAAGAGCTGGGCTTCCAGCTCGATGCCTTGGGCGGTTACCGCTGGGATACCTCCAAAATGGACCTCTTCCAGCAAAAAAATCTCGTCACCTTCCAGGGGGATCTCAACTACGACGGTGCCGTCACGATGAAGGACTTGGCCTTCCTCAACGCCGGTGCTGCCAGGGGTGTCGGTGGTGCCCGCGGCTACAGCCGCGATGTGGATGCCAACTTTGATGGTGAGCTCGACATCGAAGATCTCGCCATCCTTGATGCCGATTGGGGCCGCAGCCTCCACCAAGGCGACGACAAGTTCCTCGGTTCCGATCAACTGTCGATGGCAAGCCTCTCAGACCAGGGCCCACTCAACTGGGATAGCAGTGCCTTCCAAGCCCAAAACACCATTGAGGCCAAGCCGAGCTACAGCAACCCCATCACCGATTCAGTCGGCACCCTGGTCGATGTTCAAGGTTTCAAAGACCTCGAAGCCCTAATCCAAGAACAGCAGCAGCAATATGGCCTCAACTAA
- the istB gene encoding IS21-like element helper ATPase IstB: MFSIPRPQAAEAALPILLRQLRLAWIRSHWQSIASQAEAEGWSHSQFLYALCEQEVEQRQQARQHRLLRAAHLPWSKALADYDHGGRIEADQWQELEALSRQSEWLQRGENVLLFGPSGVGKTHLAVGIALAQIGLDQACRFYPATSLVQELQKARAEYNLPAALERLDRYPLLLIDDIGYVRRDEQESSVLFELICHRYERRSLLITANQPFTDWDEIFPSSSMTVAAVDRLVHHCHIIEISGDSHGRAQASRRSGGQQPKQP, translated from the coding sequence TTGTTCTCCATCCCGCGGCCCCAGGCGGCGGAAGCCGCCCTGCCAATCCTGCTGCGGCAGCTGCGGTTGGCATGGATCCGCTCCCATTGGCAGAGCATCGCCTCGCAGGCTGAGGCGGAAGGCTGGAGCCACAGCCAGTTCCTCTATGCCCTGTGCGAGCAGGAGGTGGAGCAACGCCAGCAGGCCCGCCAGCACCGGCTGCTGCGAGCGGCCCATCTGCCCTGGAGCAAGGCCCTGGCGGACTACGACCATGGCGGCCGGATCGAGGCCGACCAATGGCAGGAGCTGGAAGCCCTGAGCCGCCAGAGCGAATGGCTGCAGCGGGGCGAGAACGTGCTGCTGTTCGGCCCCAGCGGTGTAGGCAAAACCCACCTGGCGGTCGGCATCGCCCTGGCGCAGATCGGTCTGGATCAGGCCTGCCGCTTCTACCCGGCCACGAGCCTGGTGCAGGAGCTGCAGAAAGCCCGCGCCGAGTACAACCTCCCAGCAGCGCTGGAGCGGCTGGATCGCTACCCGCTGCTGCTGATCGATGACATCGGCTATGTGCGGCGGGACGAGCAGGAGAGCAGCGTGCTGTTTGAGCTGATCTGCCACCGCTATGAGCGTCGTTCGCTGCTGATCACCGCTAATCAGCCGTTCACCGACTGGGATGAGATCTTCCCCAGCAGCTCGATGACCGTGGCGGCGGTGGACCGGCTGGTGCACCACTGCCACATCATCGAGATCAGCGGCGACAGCCACGGCCGCGCGCAGGCAAGCCGGCGCAGCGGCGGCCAACAGCCAAAGCAGCCATAG